The Desulfatibacillum aliphaticivorans DSM 15576 genome has a segment encoding these proteins:
- a CDS encoding YkgJ family cysteine cluster protein: MPKKKKSPGPTSRLVFPQDEQKHDWLSLLLEGYFITDQGVAKGIELMEKQGAKLACAKGCSHCCATHRSIPAYPLELIGITWYCTEKLEEPFRTPLLTQLMEHKHGDACAFLIDGVCSIHPLRPMACRQFNVFNKPCEIDEDAYYTRRKDVMNPIKKYTNKAFSVMMPFYGVTDRAQKRHVVENGLMHNMAKDMQNLNWASLARKMMEFDAQS; the protein is encoded by the coding sequence ATGCCGAAAAAGAAGAAATCCCCCGGACCAACATCCCGACTGGTATTTCCCCAAGACGAACAAAAACACGACTGGCTTTCCCTTCTGTTGGAAGGCTACTTCATAACGGACCAAGGGGTGGCCAAAGGCATTGAGCTCATGGAAAAGCAGGGCGCGAAACTGGCCTGCGCCAAAGGGTGTTCGCACTGCTGCGCCACGCACAGGTCCATTCCCGCCTATCCCCTGGAGCTGATCGGCATCACCTGGTATTGCACGGAAAAGCTGGAGGAGCCTTTTCGCACTCCCTTGTTGACCCAACTCATGGAGCACAAACACGGAGACGCCTGCGCTTTTCTGATCGACGGGGTTTGCTCCATCCACCCGTTGCGGCCCATGGCGTGCCGGCAGTTCAACGTATTCAACAAGCCTTGCGAGATTGACGAGGACGCCTATTACACCCGCCGCAAGGACGTTATGAACCCCATCAAAAAATACACCAACAAGGCGTTTTCCGTTATGATGCCGTTTTACGGAGTGACGGACCGGGCTCAAAAGCGCCATGTGGTGGAAAACGGCCTCATGCACAACATGGCCAAGGACATGCAAAACCTCAACTGGGCCAGCCTCGCCCGCAAGATGATGGAGTTTGACGCGCAAAGCTAG
- a CDS encoding Fic family protein: MSNHKWKPIEDLQDDWRELASHELAAFFPIWAERKVRLGDSMAFDLFNKKLIRQWAIETGIIEGLYTIDRGVTQVLIEEGIKASLIPHGSLNKPVSEVAPLIKDQENVVEGLFDFVSQKRQLSTSYIKQIHQALTIHQDYVDGMDSLGSPVRMKLLKGEWKTLENNPSRPNGSLHQYCPPEHAAAEMDRLVSLHHQHSEMNVPPEIEAAWLHHRFTQIHPFQDGNGRVARALASLVFIRAGWFPLVLISEEHRTEYIEALEHADAGDLAPLVNMFARIQRKAFIKALGISEDVLTEKTTMDAMLQSISEKLQDRTKASSMEASEKQKVFEYSKELESIANDKFVGLRDRLSAILADSAKDVSVSVLPSKPSVNNIFRNQILKAAEELDYFADTLTYHAWVRLLIDDKPETRFVLSFHSLGSEFAGVLACSAFLDQREFGENGEVDVQGPVVICPDPFQFSYNQELPQIISSFEKWLDQALLYGLAQWKQSL, encoded by the coding sequence ATGAGCAATCATAAATGGAAGCCTATTGAGGATCTGCAGGATGATTGGAGAGAACTTGCTTCCCATGAGTTGGCAGCCTTTTTTCCTATTTGGGCGGAAAGAAAGGTTCGGCTGGGCGACTCCATGGCCTTCGACCTATTCAACAAAAAATTGATTCGACAATGGGCCATAGAAACAGGGATTATAGAAGGCCTTTATACCATCGACAGAGGCGTCACCCAGGTGCTGATCGAAGAAGGCATCAAGGCAAGCCTGATTCCCCATGGCAGCCTGAATAAACCTGTTTCCGAGGTGGCGCCATTAATTAAGGATCAGGAAAATGTAGTGGAGGGGCTTTTTGATTTCGTTTCCCAAAAACGTCAATTGTCCACTTCTTATATCAAACAGATACACCAAGCCCTAACTATCCACCAAGACTATGTAGACGGAATGGATTCTCTCGGATCCCCTGTTCGTATGAAACTTCTTAAGGGCGAATGGAAAACCCTGGAAAACAACCCGTCCAGGCCTAACGGCAGCCTTCACCAATATTGCCCGCCGGAGCATGCCGCAGCGGAAATGGATCGGCTTGTTTCGTTGCACCACCAGCACAGCGAAATGAATGTGCCGCCCGAGATTGAGGCGGCCTGGCTGCACCATCGTTTCACGCAGATTCATCCATTCCAGGACGGCAACGGACGGGTGGCCCGCGCTTTGGCGTCCCTGGTCTTCATCAGGGCGGGATGGTTTCCGTTGGTCCTGATTAGCGAGGAGCATAGGACGGAATACATTGAAGCCCTGGAACATGCGGACGCTGGGGATCTCGCCCCGCTTGTGAATATGTTCGCCCGGATACAAAGGAAAGCCTTCATCAAGGCCTTAGGCATTTCCGAAGATGTATTGACGGAAAAGACGACCATGGACGCCATGCTTCAATCCATTTCCGAGAAATTGCAGGATCGTACAAAGGCTTCTTCTATGGAAGCAAGCGAAAAACAGAAAGTTTTTGAGTATTCCAAAGAATTGGAGTCGATCGCTAATGACAAGTTCGTGGGGTTGCGGGACAGACTCTCTGCGATACTGGCGGATTCCGCAAAGGACGTGTCCGTCTCTGTGCTTCCAAGCAAACCAAGCGTCAACAATATCTTTAGAAATCAAATTCTCAAGGCTGCGGAAGAACTTGATTATTTTGCCGACACTCTAACATATCACGCTTGGGTGCGGCTGCTGATTGACGACAAGCCGGAGACCCGCTTTGTTTTGTCCTTTCATTCTTTGGGCTCAGAGTTTGCCGGCGTGCTGGCTTGTTCTGCATTTTTGGATCAACGGGAATTTGGAGAAAACGGAGAGGTTGATGTACAAGGGCCTGTCGTTATTTGCCCAGACCCTTTTCAGTTCTCGTACAATCAGGAGTTGCCTCAAATCATCTCTTCCTTTGAGAAATGGCTCGACCAAGCACTTCTTTACGGCCTCGCACAATGGAAACAAAGCCTTTAA
- a CDS encoding bifunctional GNAT family N-acetyltransferase/carbon-nitrogen hydrolase family protein, with product MKEKRLKITTRRWRESDIPRIIECSRAIYNDYPPEFIYNQRQYEMQFKAFPDGQFVAVHKDRIVGYCTAIIVNIDDDFWYDVDEITGAGTFSTHNQDGDTLYGADIGVHPEYRRKGVAMLLYQRRRALLKRYNLRRMIAYGRIPGYQEHAGKMSAEQYVQKVVNGDLRDQALNAHLKAGYQVKKVQLDITIDKASLNYSTYLEMPNPDFNEAKKRIASSFSVKHPARRIRVCAAQYAMKPVASWEEIERNVGFFADFSSSYHCHFLVFPEYFTFQMFSCMKETTYGDMVRKLTEYTDRYVEMFQGLARKYNLYIVGGSQPVLDGDSIYNTAHLFTPTGHVYTQEKLHITPAEREEANIQPGRAIRLFQTPYARVAIQICYDIEFPETSRLLTLAGAEVFFVPYYTEEKKAYFRVRLCSQARAVENFAYVVMTGNVGNMQTRAGSFLNYSQSAILTPSDFSFPEKGVEGEADPNVEAAVVSELTLSALAQQRHVATVRPLHDRRPDLYSLNAVSKVEIIRTE from the coding sequence ATGAAAGAAAAACGCCTGAAAATAACCACCCGCCGTTGGCGTGAGTCGGACATTCCCCGGATTATCGAATGCAGCCGGGCCATCTACAACGACTATCCTCCTGAATTCATATACAATCAACGTCAATACGAAATGCAGTTCAAGGCCTTTCCCGACGGACAGTTCGTGGCCGTCCATAAAGACCGCATTGTGGGATATTGTACGGCCATCATCGTCAACATCGACGACGACTTCTGGTACGACGTGGACGAAATTACGGGCGCAGGCACCTTCAGCACCCATAATCAGGACGGGGATACGCTTTACGGAGCGGACATCGGGGTGCATCCCGAATACCGCAGAAAAGGCGTGGCCATGCTTTTGTATCAACGCAGGAGGGCCTTGCTTAAGCGCTACAACCTGCGCCGCATGATCGCCTACGGCCGCATTCCCGGATACCAGGAGCACGCAGGCAAAATGAGCGCCGAGCAATACGTGCAAAAGGTAGTCAATGGAGATCTGCGGGATCAAGCGCTGAACGCCCATCTCAAGGCCGGTTATCAGGTTAAAAAGGTCCAGCTGGACATCACCATTGACAAGGCCAGCCTCAATTACAGCACCTATCTGGAAATGCCCAACCCGGATTTCAACGAGGCCAAAAAGCGCATCGCCTCCTCCTTCTCCGTCAAGCATCCGGCGCGGCGCATCCGCGTGTGCGCGGCTCAATACGCCATGAAGCCCGTGGCGTCCTGGGAGGAGATTGAAAGGAACGTGGGCTTTTTCGCCGACTTCAGCAGCTCCTATCATTGCCATTTTCTGGTGTTTCCCGAGTATTTCACCTTCCAGATGTTCAGTTGCATGAAAGAAACGACCTACGGAGACATGGTGCGCAAACTCACCGAGTACACGGATAGGTACGTGGAAATGTTCCAAGGGCTGGCCCGGAAATACAACCTGTATATTGTGGGCGGATCCCAGCCCGTCCTGGACGGGGACTCCATATACAACACGGCCCATTTGTTCACGCCCACGGGCCATGTGTACACCCAGGAGAAGCTGCACATCACCCCGGCGGAAAGGGAGGAGGCCAACATCCAGCCAGGCAGGGCCATTCGCCTTTTTCAAACGCCGTACGCCAGGGTGGCCATCCAGATTTGCTACGACATCGAGTTTCCCGAGACCTCCAGGCTCCTGACTTTGGCGGGCGCCGAGGTCTTTTTCGTGCCCTATTATACGGAGGAAAAAAAGGCTTACTTCAGGGTGCGCTTGTGCTCCCAGGCCAGGGCTGTGGAGAATTTCGCCTACGTGGTCATGACCGGCAACGTGGGAAACATGCAGACTCGGGCGGGATCGTTCCTGAATTACAGCCAGTCCGCCATCCTGACGCCCAGCGATTTTTCATTCCCGGAAAAAGGCGTGGAAGGCGAGGCCGATCCCAACGTGGAGGCGGCGGTGGTTTCGGAGCTGACGCTTTCGGCTTTGGCCCAACAGCGGCACGTGGCCACGGTCCGGCCCCTGCACGACCGCCGGCCGGACCTCTACAGCCTGAACGCCGTCTCCAAGGTGGAAATCATCAGGACGGAATAA
- a CDS encoding LysM peptidoglycan-binding domain-containing protein, whose translation MSEQEQQHMDDQFKAKSPEEQFMETEPVESGFSNPGFTEEAKTEDEWEDDESFLEDSTGRQMLYWIGGAVAVLVIIAVLFFFLGGGSEPTGDYSGVSKQVKDIESRLTKLESNLAAWNIKLDRIDQNAQTAVEESMKLSAKIEELRRQASSRPAPAVSRPAPAPAPAPTRTAAPAKSADRKYHVVQAGDTLYSIHKRYGVSLDALRKLNNLKEHEPIYSGDKIYVE comes from the coding sequence ATGTCCGAACAGGAGCAGCAGCACATGGACGATCAATTCAAAGCAAAGTCGCCTGAAGAGCAATTCATGGAAACGGAACCCGTGGAAAGCGGCTTCTCCAACCCGGGTTTTACCGAAGAAGCCAAAACCGAGGACGAATGGGAGGATGACGAATCCTTTCTGGAAGACAGCACTGGCCGCCAAATGCTTTATTGGATCGGCGGAGCTGTGGCGGTTCTGGTGATTATCGCCGTCCTGTTCTTTTTCCTGGGCGGCGGCTCCGAGCCTACGGGCGACTACTCCGGAGTTTCCAAGCAGGTGAAGGACATAGAAAGCCGCCTGACCAAATTGGAATCCAATTTAGCCGCCTGGAACATCAAACTGGACCGGATCGATCAGAACGCGCAGACGGCCGTGGAAGAAAGCATGAAACTTTCGGCCAAGATTGAGGAGCTTAGAAGACAGGCAAGCTCCCGTCCCGCACCGGCTGTATCGCGCCCGGCCCCGGCTCCTGCGCCGGCTCCAACCCGTACTGCGGCCCCCGCAAAGAGCGCTGACCGGAAATACCACGTGGTTCAGGCCGGCGACACCTTGTACAGCATCCACAAAAGGTACGGGGTTTCCCTGGACGCCCTGCGCAAGCTGAACAACCTGAAAGAGCACGAACCCATCTACTCCGGAGACAAGATTTACGTGGAGTAG
- a CDS encoding HD domain-containing protein, with translation MDKGRAEKIARFLYEAGQLRRVDRSGWWVAGVDAPESVAEHSFRTAVLAGMLAKIIGANREKVLTMALYHDIPEARINDLHKVAQRYFDCPTANVRAAEDQADSLPSELGREMAELARELFDESSLEAKIVADADHLECLLTAKEYLQRGFPVQDWIENNLAGLHTEAAREIAQAAIDAAPSDWWKGLKISHKQ, from the coding sequence ATGGATAAGGGCCGCGCTGAAAAAATCGCCCGATTCCTGTACGAAGCAGGACAGTTGAGGAGAGTGGATCGCTCCGGCTGGTGGGTGGCGGGCGTGGACGCCCCGGAAAGCGTGGCAGAGCACAGCTTTCGCACGGCCGTTCTGGCGGGCATGCTGGCCAAAATCATTGGCGCCAATCGGGAAAAGGTTCTGACCATGGCCTTGTATCACGACATCCCCGAGGCCCGCATCAACGACCTCCATAAAGTCGCCCAGCGTTACTTTGACTGCCCCACGGCCAATGTCAGGGCCGCCGAAGATCAGGCGGACAGCCTTCCTTCGGAATTGGGAAGGGAAATGGCGGAGCTGGCCAGGGAGCTTTTCGACGAATCCAGCCTGGAGGCCAAAATTGTCGCGGACGCCGATCATCTGGAATGCCTGCTGACGGCAAAAGAATACTTGCAGCGGGGGTTTCCAGTCCAGGATTGGATAGAAAACAACCTGGCCGGGCTTCACACGGAGGCGGCCCGCGAAATCGCACAGGCTGCGATAGACGCCGCCCCTTCCGATTGGTGGAAGGGCCTGAAAATATCCCATAAACAATAA
- a CDS encoding TatD family hydrolase, with the protein MRIFDSHCHIDDKSYDDDFQETLDRAKDNRVIACMIVGITLKTCRKAVPLCEASANCFTSVGVHPHDAKSCSEKVLEELRELAKSPKVKAWGETGLDFNRMFSPQDVQEKWFIRQIQMARETGLPLIIHERDTNGRLLEILRAEVQPGQGGVVHCFSGTREEMHAYLDMGFHIGITGVITHKARGEELRAMAPEIPDDRILVETDAPYLTPSPERNKFRRNEPAFVRRVLEKTAEVRSQDVESLADQVFNNTCRLYGISPDELELS; encoded by the coding sequence ATGCGTATTTTTGACAGCCACTGTCACATTGACGACAAGTCCTACGACGACGATTTCCAGGAAACCCTGGATCGCGCCAAAGATAACAGGGTGATCGCCTGCATGATTGTGGGCATCACCCTGAAAACCTGCCGCAAGGCCGTGCCCTTGTGCGAAGCCTCGGCAAACTGCTTTACTTCGGTGGGGGTGCATCCTCACGACGCCAAGTCGTGCAGCGAAAAGGTCCTGGAAGAGCTTCGGGAACTGGCCAAAAGCCCCAAGGTCAAGGCCTGGGGGGAAACCGGCCTGGACTTCAACCGCATGTTTTCGCCCCAGGACGTCCAGGAAAAATGGTTCATCCGCCAGATTCAAATGGCCCGTGAAACCGGCCTGCCCCTGATCATCCATGAGCGGGACACCAACGGCAGGCTGTTGGAAATCCTTCGGGCTGAAGTTCAGCCGGGCCAGGGCGGGGTGGTGCATTGCTTTTCCGGAACCAGGGAGGAGATGCACGCCTATCTGGACATGGGATTCCATATTGGCATCACCGGGGTAATCACCCATAAGGCCAGGGGCGAGGAATTGCGGGCTATGGCGCCGGAAATCCCGGACGACCGGATTCTTGTGGAAACCGACGCGCCCTATTTGACGCCTTCGCCGGAGAGAAACAAGTTCCGGCGCAACGAGCCGGCCTTTGTCAGGCGGGTGCTTGAAAAAACCGCGGAAGTCCGGTCCCAGGACGTGGAATCCCTGGCGGATCAGGTCTTCAATAATACGTGCCGGCTATACGGCATCAGCCCGGACGAGTTGGAGCTAAGCTAA
- a CDS encoding indolepyruvate oxidoreductase subunit beta: MDPVRLIIVAVGGQGNLLTARVLGEAALASGIPVHMSEIHGMAQRGGVVESSIVFGDAQSSIISDSEADVLLGFEPAETLRALNRCNKNTAVITNTSPLPPFTAAIGKGVYPPLDRMLDLISAKTASLKAFDALKLAHEANNPLGLNMVLLGALIRSGIIPISADTAKQAIKDNTKQAFLESNLKAFDLGFEAAA; encoded by the coding sequence ATGGACCCTGTAAGACTGATCATAGTGGCCGTGGGAGGACAAGGCAACCTGCTCACCGCTCGCGTCCTGGGCGAGGCGGCCCTGGCGTCCGGCATTCCCGTTCATATGAGCGAGATCCACGGCATGGCCCAGAGGGGCGGCGTGGTGGAGTCTTCCATTGTGTTCGGCGACGCCCAAAGCTCCATTATTTCCGACTCCGAGGCGGACGTCCTTTTGGGATTTGAGCCCGCCGAGACGCTTCGCGCCCTGAACCGGTGCAACAAGAATACGGCGGTGATCACCAACACCAGCCCCCTGCCCCCGTTTACTGCGGCCATCGGCAAGGGCGTGTATCCGCCCCTGGACCGGATGCTGGACCTGATTTCGGCCAAGACCGCCAGCCTCAAGGCTTTTGACGCTCTTAAGCTGGCCCACGAAGCCAACAATCCCCTGGGATTGAACATGGTGCTTTTGGGCGCCCTGATTCGCTCGGGGATCATTCCTATTTCGGCGGACACGGCCAAGCAGGCCATCAAGGACAACACCAAACAGGCGTTTTTGGAATCCAACCTCAAGGCCTTTGATTTGGGTTTTGAAGCCGCCGCATAA
- the iorA gene encoding indolepyruvate ferredoxin oxidoreductase subunit alpha, with translation MHKLLLDQPGKEMLVLGNEAIARGAVEAGVACATTYPGTPSSELSLAFFQMSKESDLYFEYSTNEKVALEVAAAAANAGIRSMCVMKHVGVNVAADALMTLAYIGVKAGMVLLTADDPFMFSSQNEQDNRYYGKMAGLCVLEPSSLPEAKAMATYAFELSEKLGEPVILRTTTRINHSTGAITLGELVKPNIKGSFTKDPFNLVAIPAVSRRLHTRLLQRLAEAEKITDQTDFNYVQGEGAWGIVCNGVSYNYVCDALNDLGVADKVSILRIGFSNPMPVAKVTEFLKGKEKILVAEEGEPFMEEAMRSMAQEVGCTIPIKGKGPELFSREGEFDPAGVRKAIAGFFGVDLAPAASLDLSDLPEIPARPPNLCAGCTHRAVFYEVKKAAEDMEIMHPTDIGCYTLGVLPPLSSADFLICMGSSISTGCGFSKFIDQKVVTYIGDSTFFHSGVPGLINAVHNNHNVTMVILDNGTTAMTGHQPNPGVDRDAMGQEGYNRISIENVVKGLGVESVTVIKPYKVQKSVDAIKEALAYQGVSVIIAQELCPLYAKALKRPAKKPFRIDMEKCKDHRLCVDALGCPAMYVENNKVAINAEQCIGCAVCAQVCPEHAIVPIRD, from the coding sequence ATGCACAAGCTGTTGTTAGACCAACCAGGAAAGGAAATGCTTGTTCTGGGAAACGAGGCCATCGCCAGAGGCGCGGTGGAGGCCGGTGTGGCCTGCGCCACAACCTATCCGGGTACGCCTTCTTCGGAGCTTTCCCTGGCCTTTTTTCAAATGTCCAAGGAAAGCGACCTGTATTTTGAATATTCCACCAACGAAAAGGTGGCTCTGGAAGTAGCGGCCGCGGCCGCAAACGCGGGCATCCGCAGCATGTGCGTAATGAAGCATGTTGGGGTGAATGTGGCGGCCGACGCTCTCATGACCCTGGCGTACATCGGCGTAAAAGCCGGCATGGTGCTCTTGACGGCGGACGATCCTTTTATGTTTTCCAGCCAGAACGAGCAGGACAACCGGTATTACGGCAAAATGGCCGGATTGTGCGTGCTGGAGCCTTCTTCCCTGCCTGAAGCCAAGGCAATGGCGACCTACGCCTTTGAACTTTCCGAAAAGCTGGGCGAGCCCGTAATTCTGCGCACCACCACACGGATCAACCACTCCACGGGCGCCATCACCCTGGGCGAGCTTGTAAAGCCCAACATCAAGGGCTCCTTTACCAAGGATCCTTTCAATCTGGTGGCAATCCCGGCGGTTTCCCGCAGGCTTCACACCCGTTTGCTTCAACGGCTGGCGGAAGCGGAAAAAATCACGGATCAGACTGATTTCAACTATGTCCAGGGCGAAGGCGCCTGGGGCATTGTGTGCAACGGCGTGAGTTACAATTACGTGTGCGACGCATTGAACGATCTGGGCGTTGCGGACAAAGTCAGCATCTTGAGGATCGGCTTTTCCAATCCCATGCCGGTTGCAAAGGTAACCGAGTTTTTAAAGGGCAAGGAAAAAATCCTGGTCGCGGAAGAAGGCGAGCCTTTTATGGAAGAAGCCATGCGCTCCATGGCCCAGGAAGTTGGGTGCACCATTCCGATCAAGGGCAAGGGCCCCGAGCTTTTCTCCCGGGAAGGGGAATTCGATCCCGCCGGCGTGAGAAAGGCCATCGCAGGATTCTTTGGCGTGGACCTGGCGCCTGCCGCGTCCCTGGATCTTTCCGACCTGCCGGAAATTCCGGCCAGGCCGCCCAACCTGTGCGCCGGCTGCACCCACCGGGCCGTGTTCTACGAAGTCAAAAAGGCTGCGGAGGATATGGAAATCATGCATCCCACGGACATCGGATGCTACACCCTTGGGGTTTTGCCGCCCCTGTCCTCGGCGGACTTTTTGATCTGCATGGGCTCCTCCATCAGCACGGGCTGCGGATTCTCCAAGTTCATCGACCAAAAGGTGGTCACCTACATCGGCGACTCCACGTTTTTCCATTCCGGCGTGCCCGGCCTGATCAACGCGGTGCATAACAACCACAACGTGACCATGGTCATCCTGGACAACGGAACCACGGCCATGACCGGGCATCAACCCAATCCCGGCGTGGACCGCGACGCCATGGGCCAGGAAGGCTACAACCGGATTTCCATTGAAAACGTGGTGAAAGGCCTGGGCGTGGAAAGCGTGACGGTGATCAAGCCGTACAAGGTGCAAAAGAGCGTGGACGCCATCAAGGAAGCCCTGGCCTACCAGGGCGTATCCGTCATCATCGCCCAGGAGCTTTGCCCCCTGTACGCCAAGGCGCTCAAGCGGCCTGCCAAAAAGCCTTTCCGCATTGATATGGAAAAATGCAAGGACCACAGGCTGTGCGTGGACGCCCTTGGCTGTCCGGCCATGTACGTGGAAAACAACAAGGTGGCCATCAATGCGGAGCAATGCATCGGCTGCGCGGTTTGCGCCCAGGTTTGCCCGGAACACGCAATCGTTCCCATCAGGGATTAA
- a CDS encoding XTP/dITP diphosphatase, whose translation MTTPKTTLVLATRNKGKTREIMEILKGYPVIIKNLDDFGPIPEVEEDGETFDDNAYKKASITARMLGFPALADDSGLVVNALNGAPGVYSARYGGEDLDDAGRCDLILKELEGKEDRSAAFECVISLAVPTGAALTYEGRVEGVITETKAGDNGFGYDPVFYYEPFGKTFAQSTSEEKNQVSHRGKALSEMAAEFDKVLIWIGQQLRNTPGQGGQCLSGE comes from the coding sequence ATGACCACCCCTAAGACGACTTTGGTTCTTGCCACGCGCAATAAAGGAAAAACCCGGGAAATCATGGAAATCCTGAAAGGATACCCGGTCATCATTAAGAATCTGGACGATTTCGGCCCCATTCCGGAAGTGGAGGAAGACGGCGAAACCTTTGACGACAACGCATACAAAAAGGCCAGCATCACCGCGCGGATGCTGGGATTCCCCGCCCTGGCCGACGACTCCGGCCTGGTGGTGAACGCTTTGAACGGCGCTCCCGGCGTATACAGCGCCCGCTATGGCGGCGAGGACCTGGACGACGCAGGCCGTTGCGACTTGATTTTAAAGGAGTTGGAAGGCAAGGAAGACCGCTCCGCAGCCTTTGAGTGCGTCATATCCCTGGCCGTGCCCACGGGCGCCGCCCTGACCTACGAGGGCAGGGTGGAAGGCGTCATCACGGAGACCAAGGCCGGAGACAACGGGTTTGGCTACGATCCGGTTTTCTATTATGAACCCTTTGGCAAAACATTCGCCCAATCCACGTCCGAAGAAAAAAATCAAGTCAGCCACCGCGGCAAGGCCCTCAGCGAAATGGCCGCCGAGTTTGACAAGGTTCTGATCTGGATCGGCCAGCAGTTGCGAAACACCCCCGGCCAAGGGGGGCAGTGCCTAAGCGGTGAGTAA